Proteins from a genomic interval of Epinephelus fuscoguttatus linkage group LG16, E.fuscoguttatus.final_Chr_v1:
- the ppp2r2d gene encoding serine/threonine-protein phosphatase 2A 55 kDa regulatory subunit B delta isoform codes for MAGVAGGNDFQWCFSQVKGAIDEDVAEADIISTVEFNYSGELLATGDKGGRVVIFQHEQESKNRPHLRGEYNVYSTFQSHEPEFDYLKSLEIEEKINKIRWLPQQNAAHFLLSTNDKTIKLWKISERDKRAEGYNLKDEDGRLRDPFRLTSLRVPVLMPMDLMVEASPRRIFANAHTYHINSISVNSDHETYLSADDLRINLWHLEITDRSFNIVDIKPANMEELTEVITAAECHPHQCNVFVYSSSKGTIRLCDMRAAALCDRHSKFFEEPEDPSSRSFFSEIISSISDVKFSHSGRYMMTRDYLSVKVWDLNMENRPVETYQVHEYLRSKLCSLYENDCIFDKFECCWNGSDSAIMTGSYNNFFRMFDRNTRRDITLEASRESSKPRATLKPRKVSTGGKRKKDEISVDSLDFNKKILHTAWHPKDNVIAVAATNNLYIFQDKIN; via the exons ATGGCGG gagtTGCAGGAGGAAATGATTTCCAGTGGTGTTTCTCTCAAGTGAAAGGAGCGATAGATGAAGATGTTGCGGAAG CTGACATAATCTCAACGGTTGAGTTCAACTATTCTGGAGAATTGCTTGCAACTGGAGATAAAGGAGGCAGAGTAGTGATATTTCAGCATGAACAGGAG TCTAAGAATCGTCCACACCTGCGAGGGGAGTACAACGTCTATAGCACTTTTCAGAGTCACGAGCCAGAATTTGACTATTTGAAAAGTTTAGAAAtcgaggaaaaaataaataaaataagatggCTACCCCAACAAAATGCTGCTCACTTTCTACTTTCGACAAATG ATAAAACTATCAAATTGTGGAAAATAAGTGAAAGAGATAAAAGAGCAGAGGGTTACAACCTGAAAGATGAAGATGGACGACTCAGAGATCCCTTTAGACTCACCTCTTTACGG GTACCAGTGCTGATGCCAATGGATCTCATGGTAGAAGCAAGCCCACGGAGGATCTTTGCAAATGCGCACACCTATCACATTAATTCCATTTCTGTAAATAGTGATCATGAAACGTACCTCTCCGCAGATGACCTAAGAATAAATCTATGGCACTTGGAAATCACAGACAGAAGTTTTA ATATTGTAGACATCAAGCCCGCCAACATGGAGGAACTGACAGAAGTAATCACAGCTGCTGAGTGCCATCCACACCAATGCAATGTATTTGTGTACAGCAGTAGCAAAGGCACCATCCGCCTGTGTGACATGCGAGCAGCGGCACTCTGCGATAGGCACTCAAAGT tctTTGAGGAGCCGGAGGATCCGAGCAGCCGATCCTTTTTCTCTGAGATCATCTCCTCCATCTCGGACGTGAAGTTCAGTCACAGCGGACGCTATATGATGACACGTGACTACCTCTCCGTCAAAGTTTGGGACCTCAACATGGAGAACAGGCCAGTGGAAACGTATCAG GTCCACGAATACCTTCGCAGTAAGCTCTGCTCCTTGTATGAAAATGACTGCATCTTTGACAAGTTCGAGTGCTGCTGGAATGGCAGTGACAG TGCCATCATGACCGGCTCCTACAACAACTTCTTCCGAATGTTTGACCGCAACACCAGGCGGGACATCACACTGGAGGCGTCCAGGGAGAGCAGCAAACCACGGGCTACTCTCAAACCGCGCAAAGTGTCCACTGGTGGCAAGAGGAAGAAGGATGAGATCAGCGTGGACAGCCTGGACTTCAACAAGAAGATCCTCCACACTGCCTGGCACCCCAAAGATAACGTGATAGCTGTGGCAGCCACCAACAACTTGTACATTTTCCAGGACAAAATCAACTAG
- the bnip4 gene encoding BCL2 interacting protein 4, with protein sequence MSLQKDVSSDESLQGSWVELHYSGTGSQSTSHHGSQEQIPTSIQEGDVEKMLLDAQHESGRNSSKGSSQCNSPLRAQTPLLLWRGSEANSSQSDEDFQERRREVESMMKKNADWIWDWSSRPENNPPKEFLLKYPKRTTPLSIRNTSVMKKGGVLSADFLKLFLPSLIISHILAVGLGIYIGKRLTSHNTY encoded by the exons ATGTCGCTGCAAAAGGACGTGTCATCGGACGAGAGCTTGCAAG GTTCCTGGGTTGAGCTGCATTACAGTGGCACTGGATCCCAGAGCACCAGTCATCACGGAAGCCAGGAGCAAATCCCCACGTCCATCCAGGAGGGTGACGTGGAGAAAATGCTGCTGGATGCACAACATGAGTCAGGCAGAAATAGCTCCAAAGGAAGCTCTCAGTGCAACAG CCCACTTAGGGCCCAGACCCCCCTTCTTCTGTGGAGAGGCTCAGAGGCAAACAGCTCACAG TCAGATGAAGACTTCCAAGAAAGGAGACGGGAGGTAGAGAGCATGATGAAGAAAAATGCGGACTGGATCTGGGACTGGTCTAGTCGACCTGAGAACAATCCACCAAA GGAGTTCCTGCTGAAGTACCCTAAGCGCACGACCCCTCTCAGCATTCGGAACACCAGCGTCATGAAGAAGGGAGGTGTTCTCTCCGCCGACTTTCTGAAGCTTTTCCTCCCATCATTAATCATTTCTCACATACTTGCTGTTGGCCTTGG GATTTATATTGGGAAGCGTCTAACTTCCCACAACACCTACTAA